A single window of Nomascus leucogenys isolate Asia chromosome 18, Asia_NLE_v1, whole genome shotgun sequence DNA harbors:
- the ZG16B gene encoding zymogen granule protein 16 homolog B, which produces MGAQRAQERIKAMWRVPGTTRRPVTGESPGMRRPEAMLLLLTLALLGGPTWAGKMYGPGGGKYFTTTEDYDHDLTGLRVSVGLLLVKSVQVKLGDSWDVKLGALGGNTQEVTLEPGEYITKVFVAFQAFLRGMVMYTSRDRYFYFGNLDGQIFSAYPSQEGQVLVGIYGQYGLLGIKSIGFEWNYPVEEPTTEPPVALEHTSNSTTGGVRG; this is translated from the exons ATGGGGGCCCAGAGGGCCCAGGAGAGAATAAAGGCGATGTGGAGGGTGCCCGGCACAACCAGACGCCCAGTCACAGGCGAG AGCCCTGGGATGCGCCGGCCAGAGGCCATGCTGCTGCTGCTCACGCTTGCCCTCCTGGGGGGCCCCACCTGGGCAGGGA AGATGTACGGCCCTGGAGGGGGCAAGTATTTCACCACCACGGAAGACTATGACCACGACCTCACAGGGCTGCGGGTGTCTGTGGGTCTTCTCCTGGTGAAAAG TGTCCAGGTGAAACTTGGAGACTCCTGGGACGTGAAACTGGGCGCCTTAGGTGGGAATACCCAGGAAGTCACCCTGGAGCCAGGCGAATACATCACAAAAGTCTTTGTTGCCTTCCAAGCTTTCCTCCGGGGTATGGTCATGTACACCAGCAGGGACCGCTATTTCTATTTTGGGAACCTTGATGGCCAGATCTTCTCTGCCTACCCCAGCCAAGAGGGGCAGGTGCTGGTGGGCATCTATGGCCAGTATGGACTCCTTGGCATCAAGAGCATTGGCTTTGAATGGAATTATCCAGTAGAGGAGCCGACCACTGAGCCACCAGTTGCTCTCGAACACACATCAAATTCAACCACGGGTGGGGTACGGGGCTAG
- the LOC115831170 gene encoding serine protease 30-like, translating to MGLPAGRMLLLLLWLLPGARGDVLPSECGHSKEAGRIVGGQDTQEGRWPWQVGLWLTSVGHICGGSLIHPRWVLTAAHCFLRSEDPRLYHVKVGGLTPSLSEPHSALVAVRRLLVHSSYRGTTTSGDIALMELDSPLQASQFSPICLPGPQTPLAIGTLCWVTGWGYTQERALASVLQEVAVPLLDPNMCELMYHLGEPSLAGQRLIQDDMLCAGSVQGKKDSCQGDSGGPLVCPINDRWIQAGIVSWGFGCARPLRPGVYTQVLSYTDWIQRTLAESHSGMSGPRPGAPTSHSGTSRSHPVLLLELLTACLLGSLSTSSHGVRDPPSASGGPGGCPRHEQGPWALSQAYNRGFEAIASVFGARSGGRTVCLGGAQSGQPLSRRHSPALEVAVGSTPWRRGALGSQTCSSRDAAPSFYIGAKSRGESGDLHPHGDHGLMKG from the exons ATGGGGCTTCCGGCAGGCCGcatgctgcttctgctgctgtggctgctgccAG GGGCCCGTGGGGATGTGCTGCCTTCAG AATGCGGCCACTCCAAGGAGGCCGGGAGGattgtgggaggccaagacacTCAGGAAGGACGCTGGCCGTGGCAGGTTGGCCTGTGGTTGACCTCAGTGGGGCATATATGTGGGGGCTCCCTCATCCACCCACGCTGGGTGCTCACGGCCGCCCACTGCTTCCTGAG GTCTGAGGATCCCAGGCTCTACCATGTTAAAGTTGGAGGGCTGACACCCTCCCTTTCAGAGCCCCACTCGGCCTTGGTGGCTGTGAGGAGGCTCCTGGTCCACTCCTCATACCGTGGGACCACCACCAGCGGGGACATTGCCCTGATGGAGCTGGACTCCCCCTTGCAGGCCTCCCAGTTCAGCCCCATCTGCCTCCCAGGACCCCAGACCCCCCTCGCCATTGGGACCCTGTGCTGGGTAACGGGCTGGGGGTACACCCAGGAGAGAG CCCTGGCGAGTGTCCTTCAGGAGGTGGCTGTGCCCCTCCTGGACCCGAACATGTGTGAGCTGATGTACCACCTAGGAGAGCCCAGCCTGGCTGGCCAGCGCCTCATCCAGGATGACATGCTCTGTGCTGGCTCTGTCCAGGGCAAGAAAGACTCCTGCCAG gGTGACTCCGGGGGGCCGCTGGTCTGCCCCATCAATGATAGGTGGATCCAGGCCGGCATTGTGAGCTGGGGATTCGGCTGTGCCCGGCCTCTCCGGCCTGGTGTCTACACTCAGGTGCTAAGCTACACGGACTGGATTCAGAGAACCCTGGCTGAATCTCACTCAGGCATGTCTGGGCCCCGCCCAGGTGCCCCCACGTCCCACTCAGGCACCTCCAGGTCCCACCCAGTGCTGCTGCTCGAGCTGTTGACCGCATGCTTGCTTGGGTCCCTGTCAACCAGCAGCCATGGAGTCCGGGATCCCCCTTCCG CCAGTGGGGGCCCTGGGGGCTGTCCCAGGCATGAGCAGGGTCCTTGGGCGCTGTCCCAGGCATACAACAGGGGCTTTGAGGCCATCGCCAGTGTG TTTGGTGCCAGGTCTGGGGGAAGGACCGTCTGCTTGGGTGGGGCACAGTCGGGCCAGCCTTTGTCCCGGCGCCACTCGCCTGCCCTGGAGGTGGCTGTTGGGAGCACCCCATGGAGGAGAGGGGCTTTGGGGTCACAG ACCTGCTCCTCCAGAGATGCAGCGCCCTCCTTCTACATCGGGGCAAAGAGCAGGGGAGAGTCAGGGGACCTGCATCCTCATGGGGATCACGGCCTCATGAAGGGGTGA
- the LOC100593690 gene encoding brain-specific serine protease 4 yields MVVSGAPPALGGGCLGTFTSLLLLASTAILNAASIPGPPACGKPQQLNRVVGGEDSTDSEWPWVVSIQKNGTHHCAGSLLTSRWVITAAHCFKDNLNKPSLFSVLLGAWQLGNPGSQSQKVGVAWVQPHPVYSWKEGARADIALVRLERSIQFSERVLPICLPDASVHLPPNTHCWISGWGSIQDGVPLPHPQTLQKLKVPIIDSEVCSRLYWRGAGQGAITEDMLCAGYLEGERDACLGDSGGPLMCQVDGSWLLAGIISWGEGCAERNRPGVYISLSAHRSWVEKIVQGVQLRGRAQGVGALRAPSPGSGAAARS; encoded by the exons ATGGTGGTTTCTGGAGCACCCCCAGCCCTGGGTGGGGGCTGTCTCGGCACCTTCACCTCCCTGCTGCTGCTGGCATCCACAG CCATCCTCAATGCGGCCAGCATACCTG GTCCCCCAGCCTGTGGGAAGCCCCAGCAGCTGAACCGGGTTGTGGGCGGCGAGGACAGCACTGACAGCGAGTGGCCCTGGGTCGTGAGCATCCAGAAGAATGGGACCCACCACTGCGCCGGCTCCCTGCTCACCAGCCGCTGGGTGATCACTGCTGCCCACTGTTTCAAGGA cAACCTGAACAAACCATCCCTGTTCTCTGTGCTGCTGGGGGCCTGGCAGCTGGGGAACCCTGGCTCTCAGTCCCAGAAGGTGGGTGTTGCCTGGGTGCAGCCCCACCCTGTGTATTCCTGGAAGGAGGGTGCCCGTGCGGACATTGCCCTGGTGCGTCTCGAGCGCTCCATACAGTTCTCAGAGCGTGTCCTGCCCATCTGCCTACCTGATGCCTCTGTCCACCTCCCTCCAAACACCCACTGCTGGATCTCAGGCTGGGGGAGCATCCAAGATGGAG TGCCCTTGCCCCACCCTCAGACCCTGCAGAAGCTGAAGGTTCCTATCATCGACTCGGAAGTCTGCAGCCGCCTGTACTGGCGGGGCGCAGGACAGGGAGCCATCACCGAGGACATGCTGTGTGCCGGCTACttggagggggagagggatgCTTGTCTG GGCGACTCTGGGGGCCCCCTCATGTGCCAGGTGGACGGCTCCTGGCTGCTGGCCGGCATCATCAGCTGGGGCGAGGGCTGTGCCGAGCGCAACAGGCCCGGGGTCTACATCAGCCTCTCTGCGCACCGCTCCTGGGTGGAGAAGATCGTGCAAGGGGTGCAGCTCCGCGGGCGCGCTCAGGGGGTTGGGGCCCTCAGGGCACCGAGCCCGGGCTCTGGGGCCGCCGCGCGCTCCTAG